The Porites lutea chromosome 11, jaPorLute2.1, whole genome shotgun sequence genome includes a region encoding these proteins:
- the LOC140953330 gene encoding uncharacterized protein, translated as MEPCIIVHGGSRTILGDEKKEKHRKGVQLAARKGHEVLLKSGSALDAVEAAVRYMEDSPIFNAGHGSALTEENTAELDGFIMDGHNLATGAVACVKAIANPVSLARKVMEDTPHCILAGEGALKFAKKSGFPVLENPLELATAESHERSKEASYYLGKAGKWVNADAPDVNGTITGQGFDTVGAVAVDSKGRLASATSTGGLPRKMLGRVGDTPCCGCGGYANASAAASTTGHGESILKMVLAWDVVRNIEDGLNPMQACGKSINKMVSAIDGVGGVIALNSDGEVGRAFSSKQLAWASIRGQVLKFGLDRGEVQEVTLCKGTEICREDKGISGICSCGAEIQYRHYIMEARPCIIVHGGAWAIPDILKEASVNGVKRAAQKGYDCLKQGGTAVDAVEGAVRILEDDPTFDAGHGSVLTEDLTVEVDAMIMDGYSLESGAVASVIGIANPVSLARHIMEDTPHSFLVANGAVNYANKIGFPVLNDPLELISEESRLQLEGHKDFNNAVIRTFNTEVKHVNASLNDLNPGHDTVGAVALDSSGRLACATSTGGISLKMAGRVGDSPLVGCGGYANKEGAVSSTGHGESIIKVMLAREVVYNIEGGHPPGHACVKALQSMLDRVGGQGGVIAIDKHGQIGKGFTTKRMAWASVNDDILKFGIEPNEEILDKT; from the exons ATGGAACCCTGTATAATTGTGCATGGTGGTTCAAGAACGATACTGGGcgacgaaaaaaaggaaaaacacagAAAAGGTGTTCAGCTGGCGGCTAGAAAAGGCCATGAAGTTCTTTTGAAG AGTGGTAGTGCCCTTGATGCAGTAGAGGCAGCTGTGAGGTACATGGAGGATAGCCCAATTTTTAATGCTGGACATGGCTCTGCTCTTACAGAGGAGAACACTGCTGAGCTTGATGGTTTCATTATGGATGGACACAATTTAGCTACTG GTGCAGTTGCTTGTGTCAAGGCCATTGCAAATCCAGTGTCTCTAGCACGAAAGGTCATGGAAGACACTCCGCACTGTATTTTGGCTGGTGAAGGTGCTCTGAAGTTTGCCAAAAAAAGTGGATTTCCCGTTCTTGAAAACCCTCTGGAACTTGCCACAGCTGAATCCCATGAGCGCTCTAAAGAAGCAAGCTACTACTTAGGAAAAGCTGGAAAGTGGGTTAATGCTGATGCTCCAGATGTGAATGGAACCATCACTGGTCAGGGATTTGACACGGTTGGAGCTGTAGCTGTGGATTCAAAAGGAAGACTTGCAAGTGCTACTTCTACAG GCGGATTACCCAGGAAGATGCTAGGAAGGGTTGGCGACACCCCCTGTTGTGGCTGTGGTGGGTATGCCAATGCATCAGCTGCTGCGTCAACCACAGGACATGGGGAATCAATCTTGAAAATGGTGCTTGCTTGGGATGTAGTCAGAAATATAGAAGATGGCCTGAACCCCATGCAGGCTTGTGGGAAATCTATAAATAAAATGGTTTCCGCTATCGATGGTGTTGGTGGTGTAATAGCTCTTAACAGTGATGGAGAAGTTGGAAGAGCTTTTTCCTCAAAGCAGTTGGCTTGGGCTTCAATCAGAGGTCAGGTCCTTAAATTTGGTTTGGATCGTGGTGAAGTTCAGGAGGTTACTCTAT GTAAAGGAACTGAGATTTGTCGTG AGGACAAAGGTATCAGCGGCATATGTTCATGCGGGGCTGAGATACAATATCGGCATTACATCATGGAGGCTCGACCATGTATCATTGTTCATGGAGGCGCATGGGCCATACCAGACATCTTAAAAGAAGCATCGGTAAATGGAGTCAAGAGAGCTGCCCAGAAAGGCTACGATTGCTtaaaacag GGTGGGACTGCAGTTGATGCAGTCGAAGGAGCTGTTCGCATCCTAGAAGATGACCCAACTTTTGATGCTGGTCATGGCTCAGTTCTTACAGAAGATTTGACAGTTGAAGTTGATGCAATGATCATGGATGGATACTCCCTGGAATCAG GTGCAGTGGCGTCAGTAATAGGAATAGCTAATCCAGTATCCTTAGCACGTCATATAATGGAAGACACACCCCATTCTTTTCTTGTTGCAAATGGTGCTGTCAATTATGCCAACAAAATAGGATTCCCAGTTTTAAATGACCCTCTTGAGCTTATAAGTGAGGAATCACGACTACAGTTGGAGGGTCACAAGGATTTTAACAATGCTGTCATAAGAACTTTTAACACAGAGGTGAAGCATGTTAATGCGAGCCTTAATGACCTTAATCCTGGGCATGACACAGTTGGTGCTGTTGCTTTGGACTCTTCAGGGAGATTGGCTTGTGCAACATCTACAG GTGGTATTTCATTGAAGATGGCTGGCCGCGTTGGTGACAGTCCTCTGGTTGGCTGCGGGGGGTATGCAAACAAGGAAGGGGCAGTGTCATCCACTGGTCATGGTGAATCAATCATAAAGGTGATGCTTGCAAGGGAGGTGGTCTACAACATAGAAGGAGGGCATCCCCCTGGACATGCCTGTGTGAAAGCTCTTCAAAGCATGCTTGACAGAGTAGGTGGTCAGGGGGGAGTGATTGCAATCGATAAGCATGGACAGATTGGGAAGGGTTTTACTACAAAACGAATGGCATGGGCATCTGTTAATGATGATATTCTTAAGTTTGGTATCGAGCCGAACGAAGAAATTCTGGATAAGACttaa
- the LOC140951844 gene encoding jouberin-like, whose amino-acid sequence MATDDTPGSGKKKKHRRAKSNLESQVEVSGSTDQLLSAESSRVLKARQQTQARFESFLQDAVADNSLQEARRKKKKKRTHTSDAVLETIKSGSPIAKPTSQSEENLLQANLYKGDDPAQEGKENKKSYRELLEGSSADPAGLDNEQATPKRSKHKKTRTLTSEQETPGGSQEKPRRRKKPKTPEPKVVGDSARENLGFQDDAAMEGDGPVQPSSTTSKKKGGKARRRLHDPDADRPIEVVKKRTDDGYILSVTVHRADYLKPDLCISHPMVRVHLVDMDTGQYVKKSDSARSVTSYYENEIETPVDYIMPLMTQPYDFKKYKSLMPSWEEVLLFNEIFSYFLSREETDPKVIMFFEVVDFLSMTAANRRKGPSTVDKGWYQVAWAFLKVIGGNGAPNTEKKVRLQLFQPPKASFRSNNTVEVYQWWKQARRVPYPSTLYVTLKGVQPPKTIDPSLRSMFAIQQEKGKVTFEEFSLDAERRAHGMRDGKSNKEPTNWSRLPGQVNRIPNKQKASLLSGKRGCFILKFSHNGRYLACGCADLDSFPILVYEVPSYETRAYLPGHFSIIYDLCWSPDDEELLSASSDGTVRSWDMKTMMTSSIKLFPHPCFVYAAQYHPGSPHIIVTGGYDHYLRVWTKLSEGLNGKLLREIEGHSGFINSVCFDEEGAKMFTADSNGLVIIWNSFIHPQMDTKRKRRGTGGYVYDWTLFKKVAIDELQGNVINSLTLHPNGRKLLVHVRNSVLCMLDLRSYTVMQRYLGASNFKEHIRSTLTACGCFVIAGSEDGYAYVWNTETGDLVSVYTSLGYHHAVSDVQFHPLDHIIAFCSFGDSHPVLVYHYDPKAAKEEAKKFMTPPATPSKQATTSQQSTATPDDVTRHVQMADVAGDVLRMRKVKQKLDSVLETPSSPNYMDTAMMRTPGADSRMFQTPGRPDSAAYPGSTQTSKRPGSVTFQFPESTGRTFRQCMGTNVSLSTWGSDFSPAGYTPYGATAHGPTPAQLAYDPPLSPHAQQHLGASGRFESLKLFSQNRRYGSPQQPDLNGPLPYQTPVGMSWMKRPSLSLNVGETPGPLSVSQLNAAKPKFTFTDSPASHLLQQTPQPRKKVIAMYPYDANRADELTIQPGDVISVLYIDNENWWMGELADGRQGYFPSNYVMEQEDLESESDLKETTVPNTMSDTKREPKANTQMTAVISKSGDLKIVSGPEDSSDAESKLNSTARHRRRHREREKQQRSEETPVKKASPRRAKKR is encoded by the exons ATGGCGACAG aTGATACACCAGGGTCTGGTAAGAAGAAGAAACACAGGAGGGCAAAATCTAACTTAGAGTCCCAG GTCGAAGTATCAGGATCAACTGATCAGT TGTTATCAGCAGAGAGCTCTAGAGTGTTAAAGGCACGTCAACAGACTCAAGCCAGGTTTGAGTCATTTCTTCAGGATGCTGTTGCTGATAACAG TTTGCAAGAAGccagaaggaaaaagaaaaagaagaggaccCACACAAGTGATGCAGTG cttgaaACCATTAAGTCTGGAAGTCCAATAGCTAAGCCCACATCACAATCAGAAGAAAATCTTCTTCAAGCAAACTTATACAAAGGAG ATGATCCTGCACAagagggaaaagaaaacaagaaatcttACAGAGAGCTTTTGGAAGGTTCCTCAGCTGATCCAGCTGGTCTTGACAATGAGCAGGCAACTCCTAAAAGATCCAAGCACAAAAAGACCAGAACCTTAACCAG tgAGCAAGAAACTCCAGGTGGATCACAGGAAAAGCCTAGGAGAAGGAAAAAACCTAAAACTCCAGAGCCAAAAGTTGTTGGGGACAGTGCAAGAGAGAATCTTGGATTTCAAGATGATGCAGCCATGGAAGGTGATGGA CCTGTTCAACCATCTTCAACTACATCCAAGAAAAAGGGTGGAAAAGCAAGAAGGAGACTTCATG ATCCTGATGCAGACAGACCAATAGAGGTTGTAAAGAAAAGAACAGATGATGGTTATATTCTCTCTGTTACTGTGCATCGTGCTGACTACCTTAAGCCAGATCTTTGTATATCGCATCCGATGGTGAGAGTTCACCTGGTGGATATGGACACGGGGCAGTATGTGAAGAAATCCGACAG TGCTCGTAGCGTGACATCTTACTATGAAAATGAAATCGAAACTCCTGTTGATTACATCATGCCTCTAATGACTCAACCTTATGATTTCAAGAAATACAA ATCTTTGATGCCATCATGGGAAGAAGTTCTTTTGTTCAATGAGATTTTCTCGTACTTTCTTAGTCGTGAAGAAACAGACCCCAAGGTCATCATGTTTTTTGAG GTGGTTGACTTTCTGAGCATGACAGCTGCCAATAGAAGAAAAGGTCCCTCAACAGTGGATAAAGGCTGGTATCAGGTGGCGTGGGCCTTTCTCAAA GTAATCGGTGGAAATGGCGCACCCAACACAGAGAAGAAAGTTCGTCTTCAGCTTTTTCAGCCTCCCAAGGCTTCGTTCAGATCAAATAACACGGTAGAA GTGTATCAATGGTGGAAGCAAGCCAGGCGTGTACCATATCCTTCTACCCTCTATGTGACGCTAAAAGGAGTTCAACCTCCAAAGACCATTGACCCTAGTCTCAGATCCATGTTCGCCATCCAACAG gaaaaaggcaaagttACTTTTGAAGAGTTCTCTTTAGATGCCGAACGGCGAGCTCACGGAATGAG AGATGGAAAAAGCAACAAGGAGCCTACGAACTGGAGCAGACTTCCCGGTCAG GTTAATCGCATTCCAAACAAGCAAAAGGCGTCCCTTTTATCAGGCAAAAGAGGCTGCTTCATTCTGAAGTTCTCTCACAATGGCAG ATACCTAGCTTGTGGTTGTGCGGATTTGGATAGTTTCCCTATTCTTGTTTATGAG GTTCCTTCGTACGAGACTCGTGCCTATCTCCCAGGACATTTCAGCATCATTTATGACTTGTGCTGGTCTCCCGATGATGAAGAACTCTTGTCAGCTTCATCTGATGGAACAGTTAG ATCCTGGGACATGAAGACGATGATGACGTCATCCATCAAGCTTTTCCCCCACCCCTGTTTTGTGTACGCTGCGCAATATCATCCAGGCTCCCCTCATATCATAGTAACTGGGGGCTATGACCACTATTTGAGGGTCTGGACTAAACTGAGTGAAGGCCTGAATGGCAAG CTTCTGAGAGAGATTGAAGGACACAGTGGCTTCATCAACAGCGTCTGTTTTGATGAAGAAG GTGCTAAGATGTTCACAGCGGACAGTAACGGCCTTGTGATTATTTggaattcattcattcatcctcAGATGGATACCAAGAGGAAAAGGAGAGGCACTGGag GTTATGTATATGATTGGACGTTGTTTAAGAAAGTAGCCATTGATGAGCTTCAG GGTAATGTGATCAACTCTCTCACCCTTCATCCCAATGGACGTAAACTGTTGGTTCACGTACGTAACAGCGTGCTGTGCATGCTGGACTTGAGAAGCTACACTGTCATGCAACGGTATCTTGGTGCTTCCAACTTCAAAGAACACATCCGCAGCACTCTCACCGCATGCGGCTGCTTTGTTATCGCGGGCTCTGAGGATGGTTATGCATACGTGTGGAATACGGAAACAG GTGATCTAGTTTCTGTGTATACCTCACTCGGATATCATCACGCGGTTTCCGATGTACAGTTTCACCCGTTGGATCACATCATAGCTTTTTGTTCCTTTGGGGATTCACACCCTGTTCTTGTTTATCATTACGATCCTAAAG CTGCTAAAGAAGAAGCTAAAAAATTCATGACTCCTCCAGCGACGCCATCTAAACAAGCTACTACGTCACAGCAGAGCACAGCTACTCCAGATGACGTCACCAGACACGTGCAAATGGCTGACGTGGCCGGTGACGTTCTACGCATGCGCAAAGTCAAGCAGAAACTCGACTCAGTGTTG GAAACACCATCATCACCAAACTACATGGATACGGCAATGATGAGAACCCCAGGGGCCGATAGCCGGATGTTCCAGACCCCAGGGAGACCCGATAGTGCTGCATACCCAGGTTCCACACAGACCTCAAAGAGGCCTGGTAGCGTTACTTTCCAGTTTCCAGAAAGCACCGGCAGAACATTCCGTCAGTGCATGGGCACTAACGTGAGCCTTTCAACCTGGGGTTCAGACTTCTCTCCGGCAGGGTATACCCCGTACGGGGCAACAGCACATGGCCCCACGCCAGCACAG CTTGCCTATGATCCTCCTCTGTCTCCTCATGCGCAGCAGCACCTGGGGGCGTCTGGTCGTTTTGAGTCGTTAAAGTTGTTTTCTCAGAACAGAAGATATGGCAGTCCGCAGCAGCCAGACTTAAATGGACCGCTGCCTTACCAAACACCTG ttGGAATGTCGTGGATGAAGAGACCTTCGTTGAGTCTTAACGTGGGCGAAACTCCTGGACCCTTg AGTGTCTCGCAGCTTAACGCTGCTAAACCGAAATTCACATTCACGGATTCTCCGGCGAGTCATCTCCTGCAGCAAACTCCACAACCCAGGAAAAAG GTTATAGCTATGTATCCATATGACGCCAACAGAGCGGACGAGCTCACCATTCAACCTggtgacgtcatcagcgtgcttTACATCGATAATGAAAACTGGTGGATGGGCGAATTGGCTGACGGGAGACAGGGTTATTTTCCATCAAATTATGTGATGGAACAAG